In Anopheles bellator chromosome 2, idAnoBellAS_SP24_06.2, whole genome shotgun sequence, the genomic stretch CCAGGGCCGCTTTATCATTGGTAGGAAGGTTATTGATTGCTGGGCGTAAAATGGGACACGGTTTTTTCATATTGTCTTCCCCTATTTCGTTAGACACCAGCGGCAGTGACTAGAATAAAACAGCttttggaaggcaaaaacGAATACGTAAgtgaaacgaacgaagtgaggaaacgaaaacaaatctaCATCTGTTCATCATCGTTTCAGATTGGCTTAAAGGTTGGCGTTCGGCAACGAGGCTGCAATGGGCTGTCCTACACATTGGATTATGCCGCAACTAAAGGTACGCAAAATTCTTGAATGTTGCATAAGCCAAACTACAGCAGCTCAGCATTATTTTCCACTTGCACGGGGTTATATAAAACCCAAACAATCTATCTCCTAGCTGTCTGTCCGTGATGTTCGTTATCCTTTTAATGAacggtttttttccttttcttgtgCTGCAGACAAAATGGACGAGGAAGTGGTCCAGGATGGAGTGAAGGTTTTAATAGACAAGAAAGCTCAACTCTCGCTGTTAGGTTGTATGCGGTGATAGTGGCCCAAAATCGGCATCAAATAACCTCGCTCTATACCCCATTGCAGGAACGGAAATGGATTTTGTGCAATCAGATTTATCGGCCGAATTCGTTTTCAACAATCCCAACATAAAAGGAACCTGCGGATGCGGAGAATCGTTCAGCATCTGAATGTGAGAGCCCACGGCTCGACATAGGCCTGGTTCCTTAAGGCTGAAAATCTTCTCGCTAGAAGTATCCGCATCGCTTGGAGGCTTCATGGAAGGTgctttagtttgttttttctaatGCTAGTGTGACAACTGTACATATACAATTTAGTTTAGTATAGCAATTGATTGTTCTAAATAAATGTTGTTGGCTACCATACTCTTTCCAGGTGATCGAACGCTTTGATAAatattgtaaataaatttaggAATGAAACAGAAATTCTCGCTTGAACCAACCGAACCCCGATTTGACAATGCTGTAGAATTGAAGCAGGCGGCATGAACGCGCATGTAAACAATGGACTCCAATTCTGGAGCTTCCTGGAACACACCATATTTACGTTcgctctttttttctctcactctgtgCGCCCTTTCTGCAGGATTGCGATTAATATTTGTTCTTAAGCTCTTCTCTGTGGTTCTCGCAAAAATGTTAAAACTCTAAAAACAAATTCTGCACAATCGCATCCCTCCGAGTTTGACAGCTCGAacgtgagcgagagcgagtttCTCATCCCACCGTCTCACTTTGCGCTCGCGGTTTTCACTTCGGCCACACAACGGCAAAACGACTCTCGCGGGCGGATTAATCATCGCTATCGGAGTGGCGAAgtggaaaatccattttcatatGCAAAGAGAAATCAGTGCGTCGTGTCACCGCTGCGGCTGAGTGACGGTCGATAGATCGAAATTTGGAAGCCAACGGTGTGCCATTCCAACCAACCGCTTCCGTGTGCTGTGCGTGAAATGGTGTAACAGAGGGAGGAGACCGCAAGTGTCCCTGGAGGTCCTGCTAATAATGGGTGTGAGTATCGGCGACCTGCCCTTGGTGCGGAAGTAATGCGTGCTCCGTacgaagagaaaaacaaatctatTTTCACCCTCCAGCCGAAGTGTGTGCGTTGGGTTATTATCGTCTAGTCCCGTTCGTGTGCCAAACATCGGGGTCAGTTTTGGTGGCGAAGCACAATCACTCCACTTTCTTCCGTTACGGCAGAttggttccgtttcctttcctaTCTTATCCAGTGCCCCCTCGGTGGGGGGCGGGAGGGAATTGGGATCACCGAACTCGGCCGGGCTTTCTtctattggtttcgtttctttttctcctccCCGCAGTGCAGTGGTTGCAGTCGTTGTGTCGTCTCGGTCCTCGGCAATGGTGTAATGCACTGAGCTGCATTTAGGGTGTCAGTGACACGCCGCAGACAAAGAAAACGTAAGCGAGAGAATCTCCGTCGCGGTGTCGGCACGAAACAGAATCACAGAAGACGCAGGCTGGGTGAGAgacaaaggaaaaaaagatcAGATACGGGAAGAACGGCCTCGGAAATCATGGCCGATATGATGAGAttgagcagcagcggcggtgcGCTGGGAGGGGGCTTCCAGCGCGACAAACTTGGGTCGCCTTCGACCGGTTCGGAGGACGGTGGCGGAGGTATCGATCTGGAGGACATCGTGCAAGCACTCGATCACGACGAGTTCGATGGGCCTACCACACTGAACGGTAAGCGGCCAGCGACGGTTTTATGGCCTTTTTGCCAACATTCGATCAATCCGTAGGTGATCGTCCGGCGATTGTCGCTCCGCCGGAAAGCGAATGGTATCACGGGCGGCTCGATCGCTACAGTGCCGAGCAGCGGCTAAAGACGGCTTCGAGACTTGGAAGTTATTTGGGTGAGTTACGAGCCACACATTTTGTCCGTGCTGCTATagtttttttcgctttgtcCATTTCAACGGTGAATAGTTCGCGAGAGTGATCGTAAGCCGGGTTCGTACGTGCTGAGCTACCTCGGGCGAAC encodes the following:
- the LOC131209110 gene encoding iron-sulfur cluster assembly 1 homolog, mitochondrial → MASKIVATATVRAVKNRKLLPTRAALSLTPAAVTRIKQLLEGKNEYIGLKVGVRQRGCNGLSYTLDYAATKDKMDEEVVQDGVKVLIDKKAQLSLLGTEMDFVQSDLSAEFVFNNPNIKGTCGCGESFSI